The Deltaproteobacteria bacterium genome window below encodes:
- a CDS encoding response regulator gives MTSPASDTAGPLPARPARILVADDTEADRRAARDALEAGGHIVVDATDGQHALEVFARERPDLVMLDVVMPRLSGLECCRILKAKTQQTYLPVIMVSTRNSVNARVEGLRSGADDYLGKPYDPEELRARVDALLRARRMLGDEHAREPGVTEDGRLDGAHLRRLEQEFDRAERYSDPLACLRIAIDGEDEAAPDLRATLRAVIDATVRKIDLVFPARPGGFLVALPNTHFPGALAVAERIARDARSRSGGKTVSIGVAFFPNRDVHALRELVELCDAALERARGEGGGRICLFQHQGYIYAPEDP, from the coding sequence GTGACCTCTCCCGCGAGCGACACCGCCGGGCCCCTGCCCGCCCGGCCGGCGCGCATCCTCGTCGCGGATGACACGGAGGCAGATCGCCGTGCTGCGCGCGACGCGCTCGAGGCCGGCGGCCACATCGTGGTCGACGCGACCGATGGCCAGCACGCACTCGAAGTGTTCGCGCGCGAGCGCCCCGACCTCGTGATGCTCGACGTCGTGATGCCGCGACTGTCGGGCCTCGAGTGCTGCCGCATCCTCAAGGCCAAGACCCAGCAGACCTATCTGCCGGTCATCATGGTCAGCACGCGCAACTCCGTGAACGCGCGCGTCGAGGGCCTGCGTTCGGGCGCCGACGACTACCTCGGCAAGCCCTACGATCCCGAGGAGCTGCGCGCACGCGTGGACGCGTTGCTCCGCGCGCGTCGCATGCTGGGCGATGAGCACGCACGCGAGCCCGGTGTCACCGAGGACGGACGGCTCGACGGTGCACACCTGCGGCGGCTCGAGCAGGAGTTCGATCGCGCCGAGCGTTACAGCGATCCGCTCGCGTGCCTGCGCATCGCCATCGACGGAGAGGACGAGGCTGCCCCCGACCTGCGCGCAACGCTGCGCGCGGTGATCGACGCGACGGTCCGCAAGATCGATCTCGTGTTCCCTGCACGACCCGGCGGATTCCTGGTCGCGCTGCCCAACACCCACTTTCCGGGGGCGCTCGCGGTCGCCGAACGCATCGCCCGCGACGCCCGCAGCCGCAGCGGCGGCAAGACCGTGAGCATCGGCGTGGCGTTCTTCCCGAACCGCGACGTGCACGCACTGCGCGAGCTGGTGGAGCTCTGCGACGCGGCGCTCGAGCGCGCCCGCGGCGAGGGTGGCGGACGCATCTGCCTGTTCCAGCACCAGGGCTACATCTACGCGCCCGAGGATCCGTGA
- a CDS encoding substrate binding domain-containing protein yields the protein MSEPLETTDLLAFATTVDARSLSRAAAELGVPRSTLGRRLSRLERRLGVRLLRRSTRSLAVSEAGEALYRHARLVLDAVAQAEASVRRDDSTLRGDLRVSVPPVHGSNIAALVRDFAIAHPEVRVHVNVTTQMVDLRRGGYDVALRASMQLEPGLMARTVGRSRVVAVASAAYLARAGTPRRVEDLRAHRCIQGFERGELPATHWTTARGRRVAIAGAMSCNDMVVLEEAVRAGLGIALMPLMVVSEALQRGELVRVLPGIFEREVRLSVVFVERELQPAAVRAFIDALVRWGEQQLGASMRALDELVPPPRSRSARPTTAREPRARITRR from the coding sequence ATGTCCGAACCGCTCGAGACCACCGATCTGCTGGCGTTTGCGACCACCGTCGACGCGCGCTCGTTGTCCCGCGCGGCCGCCGAGCTGGGCGTCCCGCGCTCGACACTCGGGCGACGGCTGTCGCGACTCGAGCGCCGGCTCGGGGTCCGTCTGCTGCGTCGTTCGACCCGCAGCTTGGCGGTCAGCGAGGCCGGCGAGGCGCTCTACCGCCACGCACGACTCGTGCTCGACGCGGTCGCCCAGGCCGAGGCCAGCGTGCGTCGCGACGACTCGACCCTCCGCGGCGACCTGCGGGTCTCGGTGCCGCCGGTGCACGGCTCCAACATCGCCGCACTGGTGCGGGACTTCGCGATCGCACACCCCGAGGTGCGCGTGCACGTGAACGTGACCACGCAGATGGTCGACCTGCGCCGGGGCGGCTACGACGTCGCGCTGCGGGCGAGCATGCAGCTCGAGCCGGGGCTGATGGCACGCACCGTCGGGCGCTCACGCGTGGTCGCGGTCGCCTCGGCGGCATACCTCGCCCGCGCCGGCACGCCGCGTCGCGTCGAGGACCTCCGCGCGCACCGCTGCATCCAAGGCTTCGAGCGCGGCGAGCTGCCGGCGACCCACTGGACCACCGCGCGCGGCCGCCGGGTCGCGATCGCCGGCGCGATGTCGTGCAACGACATGGTCGTGCTCGAGGAGGCCGTCCGCGCCGGGCTCGGCATCGCCTTGATGCCGCTCATGGTCGTGTCCGAGGCGCTGCAGCGCGGCGAGCTGGTGCGGGTGCTGCCCGGCATCTTCGAGCGCGAGGTACGTCTGTCGGTGGTGTTCGTCGAGCGCGAGCTGCAGCCCGCCGCCGTGCGTGCGTTCATCGACGCGCTGGTGCGCTGGGGCGAGCAGCAACTCGGCGCGAGCATGCGCGCGCTCGACGAGCTGGTGCCCCCGCCTCGATCGCGCAGCGCACGGCCGACGACGGCGCGCGAGCCCCGAGCGCGCATCACCAGGCGGTGA
- a CDS encoding NAD(+)/NADH kinase, translating to MIPTDRSPIAATRSILLYPRDGDDARKATHAALETLATHGVSVLLPREWLQSSGARPSSDHVALELDDVTTQIDLVVALGGDGTLLRAARWVGARPIPLMGVNLGNLGFLAAYGAAELDEALRAATAGELVWQPRLRMQVELFRGGKLHATQTGCNDTYVKHGELPRMLQLRTSIAGNFAASLRADGLIVSTPMGSTAYNLAAGGPIVDSDTDTWTITPICPHTLTHRPVVTRAGHTVAIEYLGPEDAGPATLSIDGQWGCPLLVGDRVAIRRADAPLRLVPPRATVFDVLALKLGWGG from the coding sequence GTGATCCCCACCGACCGCTCGCCGATCGCCGCCACGCGCTCGATCCTGCTGTATCCGCGCGACGGCGACGACGCCCGCAAGGCCACCCACGCCGCGCTCGAGACGTTGGCGACCCACGGCGTCTCGGTGCTGCTGCCGCGCGAGTGGCTGCAGAGCTCCGGCGCCCGCCCCAGCAGCGACCACGTCGCGCTCGAGCTCGACGACGTCACCACCCAGATCGACCTCGTGGTGGCGCTGGGCGGCGACGGCACCCTGCTCCGGGCCGCCCGCTGGGTCGGCGCGCGGCCGATCCCGTTGATGGGCGTGAACCTCGGCAACCTCGGCTTCCTGGCCGCCTATGGCGCCGCCGAGCTCGACGAGGCGCTGCGGGCCGCGACCGCGGGCGAGCTGGTGTGGCAGCCGCGGCTGCGCATGCAGGTCGAGCTGTTCCGCGGCGGCAAGCTGCACGCGACGCAGACCGGCTGCAACGACACCTACGTGAAGCACGGCGAGTTGCCGCGCATGCTGCAGCTGCGTACCAGCATCGCGGGCAACTTCGCCGCGTCGCTGCGCGCCGATGGCCTGATCGTGTCGACCCCGATGGGCTCCACCGCATACAACCTCGCGGCCGGCGGACCGATCGTCGACTCCGACACCGACACCTGGACCATCACGCCGATCTGTCCGCACACGCTGACCCATCGGCCGGTGGTGACGCGCGCGGGGCACACCGTCGCGATCGAGTACCTCGGCCCGGAGGACGCGGGCCCCGCGACCCTGTCCATCGACGGCCAGTGGGGCTGTCCGCTGCTGGTCGGAGATCGCGTGGCGATCCGCCGCGCGGACGCGCCACTGCGGCTGGTGCCGCCACGCGCGACGGTGTTCGACGTGCTCGCGCTCAAGCTCGGCTGGGGCGGGTAG
- the murJ gene encoding murein biosynthesis integral membrane protein MurJ, whose amino-acid sequence MPDALRSSAPVSLAILASRVLGLVRETVFAALFGAGAIADAYQVAFRVPNLLRDLFAEGALSSAFVPTFTAALHNDGRERAHALADLVMSLLLVVTGLLTAAAIVFAEPIVVAMTRSFAGDADKLALAVELTRTMLPILVLVSLAAVWAGMLNAQRRFVLPALASAWFNLVSIAAGVVVFALGSRGHQAILWWSIGTTIAGAVQAFAQLGALWRDGYRPRLRLRGALGDVGVRRILGLIAPAVVGIAAVNLNVFINTGFAAALGDGPVAQLSYAFRLFFLPLGVFGVAIATVTTTGVSEQAARGDRDALALRTRDGVWAAAMLTSASAVGLFVLAEPIVRLVFRWGATSADDALAIAWVLRAYVLGLVPYALVKVIAPAYYGVDRPRIPMTASLLGVAANLVFNALTYRELGAPGIALGTSVGALVNLSVLRLSFGRVIARPPAQGTWSRLGALMLGNAVLAGLAWAMVYGAARLPAGGLAQRVIDLGVTAAAGGLGLLVYAAVLARLGFPGATRLQGLLARMWGRLRRRRG is encoded by the coding sequence GTGCCCGACGCGCTGCGCTCCTCGGCCCCGGTCTCGCTGGCCATCCTGGCCTCGCGCGTGCTCGGTTTGGTGCGCGAGACCGTGTTCGCCGCGTTGTTCGGCGCCGGTGCGATCGCCGACGCCTACCAGGTCGCGTTCCGCGTGCCGAACCTGCTGCGCGACCTGTTCGCCGAGGGCGCGCTGTCGTCGGCGTTCGTGCCGACGTTCACGGCCGCGCTGCACAACGATGGTCGTGAGCGGGCGCATGCCCTCGCCGACCTCGTGATGTCGCTGCTGCTGGTGGTGACCGGGCTGCTCACCGCCGCCGCGATCGTCTTCGCCGAGCCGATCGTGGTCGCGATGACGCGCAGCTTCGCCGGCGACGCGGACAAGCTCGCGCTGGCGGTCGAGCTGACCCGCACGATGTTGCCGATCCTCGTCCTCGTCAGCCTCGCGGCGGTCTGGGCCGGCATGCTCAACGCGCAGCGGCGCTTCGTGCTGCCCGCGCTGGCGTCGGCATGGTTCAACCTCGTGAGCATCGCGGCGGGCGTGGTGGTGTTCGCACTCGGCAGCCGCGGGCACCAGGCGATCCTGTGGTGGAGCATCGGCACCACCATCGCGGGCGCGGTGCAGGCGTTCGCACAGCTCGGCGCGCTGTGGCGCGACGGCTACCGCCCACGGCTGCGGCTGCGCGGGGCCCTGGGCGACGTCGGCGTGCGCCGCATCCTCGGGCTGATCGCCCCGGCGGTGGTCGGCATCGCCGCGGTCAATCTCAACGTCTTCATCAACACCGGCTTCGCAGCTGCGCTCGGCGACGGTCCGGTCGCGCAGCTGAGCTACGCGTTCCGCCTGTTCTTCCTGCCGCTCGGGGTCTTCGGGGTGGCGATCGCGACCGTCACCACCACCGGCGTGTCCGAGCAGGCGGCGCGGGGCGATCGCGACGCGCTCGCGCTGCGCACCCGCGACGGCGTGTGGGCGGCCGCGATGCTCACCTCGGCCAGCGCGGTGGGCCTGTTCGTGCTCGCCGAGCCGATCGTGCGCCTGGTGTTCCGTTGGGGCGCGACCTCGGCCGACGATGCACTCGCGATCGCGTGGGTGCTGCGGGCCTACGTGCTGGGCCTGGTGCCCTACGCCCTGGTGAAGGTGATCGCGCCGGCGTACTACGGCGTCGATCGGCCGCGCATCCCCATGACGGCCTCACTGCTCGGCGTTGCGGCCAACCTCGTGTTCAACGCGCTCACGTACCGCGAACTGGGCGCGCCTGGCATCGCGCTCGGCACCAGCGTCGGGGCGCTGGTGAACCTCTCGGTGCTGCGCCTGTCGTTCGGCCGCGTGATCGCGCGACCGCCCGCGCAGGGCACGTGGTCGCGGCTGGGCGCGCTGATGCTCGGCAACGCCGTGCTCGCGGGGCTGGCGTGGGCGATGGTCTACGGCGCGGCGCGCCTGCCCGCCGGCGGCCTCGCGCAGCGCGTCATCGATCTCGGTGTGACCGCGGCGGC
- a CDS encoding PilZ domain-containing protein yields MQVDAIAADRRQHPRTLSHTEAMVSTRRGIFHYTVSNLSVAGALLVDGPPLMEGDHIEITLRLPLYPEFRVPARVVHVRGDRDDVALGIAFEHADDRTEDHIQSALLSEIERSQTEGRIADVLA; encoded by the coding sequence ATGCAAGTCGATGCGATCGCCGCTGACCGGCGACAACACCCCCGCACGCTCAGCCATACCGAGGCGATGGTCTCGACGCGGCGCGGCATCTTCCACTACACCGTCAGCAACCTCTCGGTCGCCGGCGCGCTGCTGGTGGACGGTCCACCGCTGATGGAGGGTGATCACATCGAGATCACGCTGCGGCTGCCGCTGTACCCCGAGTTCCGCGTGCCCGCGCGAGTGGTGCACGTGCGTGGCGACCGGGACGACGTCGCGCTCGGCATCGCGTTCGAGCACGCCGACGATCGCACCGAGGACCACATCCAGTCGGCGTTGCTGTCGGAGATCGAGCGCTCGCAGACCGAGGGCCGCATCGCCGACGTGCTTGCGTGA
- a CDS encoding saccharopine dehydrogenase family protein, whose product MHKVLIIGAGGVGGVVAHKCAMHPQVFGDVVLASRTKARCDAIAAQISELHGRTIQTASVDADDVAQTVALIRKLQPELVINVALPYQDLPLMDACLEAKVDYLDTANYEPPDVAKFEYKWQWAYRERFEKAGIMALLGSGFDPGVTNVFCAYARDQLFDTIESVDIVDCNAGSHGHPFATNFNPEINIREVTARGKYWERGEWKEIDPMSISQTIDFPGVGPKKAYLIYHEELESLVQHLPGLQRIRFWMTFGDEYLTHLRVLQNVGMTRIDPVEFNGQQIVPIQFLKALLPDPASLAENYTGKTSIGCIIEGKKDGKARKVFIYNICDHHACWQEVRAQAVSYTTGVPATVGAEMMLTGKWKRPGVWHMEQFDAVPFLERLAPAGLPWHVQEL is encoded by the coding sequence ATGCACAAGGTTCTCATCATCGGTGCGGGTGGCGTCGGCGGCGTGGTCGCGCACAAGTGCGCGATGCATCCGCAGGTGTTCGGCGACGTCGTGCTCGCGAGCCGCACAAAGGCCCGCTGCGACGCGATCGCGGCCCAGATCAGCGAGCTGCACGGCCGCACGATCCAGACCGCCTCGGTCGACGCCGACGACGTCGCGCAGACCGTCGCGCTGATCCGCAAGCTGCAGCCCGAGCTCGTCATCAACGTCGCCCTGCCCTACCAGGACCTGCCGCTGATGGACGCGTGCCTCGAGGCCAAGGTCGACTACCTCGACACCGCCAACTACGAGCCGCCGGACGTCGCGAAGTTCGAATACAAGTGGCAGTGGGCCTACCGCGAGCGGTTCGAGAAGGCCGGCATCATGGCGCTGCTGGGCTCGGGCTTCGACCCCGGCGTGACCAACGTGTTCTGCGCCTACGCGCGCGACCAGCTGTTCGACACCATCGAGTCGGTCGACATCGTCGACTGCAACGCCGGCAGCCACGGTCATCCGTTCGCGACCAACTTCAACCCCGAGATCAACATCCGCGAGGTCACCGCGCGCGGCAAGTACTGGGAGCGCGGCGAGTGGAAGGAGATCGACCCCATGTCGATCAGCCAGACCATCGACTTCCCCGGCGTCGGGCCCAAGAAGGCCTACCTCATCTACCACGAGGAGCTCGAGTCGCTGGTGCAGCACCTGCCCGGGCTGCAGCGCATCCGCTTCTGGATGACCTTCGGCGACGAGTACCTGACGCACCTGCGGGTGCTGCAGAACGTCGGCATGACGCGCATCGATCCGGTCGAGTTCAACGGCCAGCAGATCGTGCCGATCCAGTTCCTCAAGGCGCTGCTGCCCGACCCCGCCAGTCTGGCCGAGAACTACACCGGCAAGACCTCGATCGGCTGCATCATCGAGGGCAAGAAGGACGGCAAAGCCCGCAAGGTCTTCATCTACAACATCTGCGATCACCACGCGTGCTGGCAGGAGGTCCGCGCGCAGGCGGTGTCGTACACCACCGGGGTGCCCGCCACCGTCGGCGCCGAGATGATGCTGACCGGCAAGTGGAAGCGGCCGGGCGTGTGGCACATGGAACAGTTCGACGCGGTGCCGTTCCTCGAGCGCCTCGCGCCCGCCGGTCTGCCCTGGCACGTGCAGGAGCTGTGA
- the truA gene encoding tRNA pseudouridine(38-40) synthase TruA, translated as MLAPTQPSSTLLRVAYDGTDFHGWARQPAHPAGPAMRTVQGTLEDALSRLCRAEIRVRGASRTDAGVHARGQVAAFECPVPIPCANLVRALDDLLPADVAVTDAWTECPAPIEPRHHNDGKHYCYRIRTAAGRDPMTARYQWLLGRPLELAPMRAAAAVLVGTHDFAAFRSSACQATSTERTIFGVELREHGALLELHVRGTAFLHNMVRIIAGTLVEIGLGRGDAGRIERALAAGDRRLAGRTAPAAGLELVEVSWPGRTLAGAGASLRGSAPGLGAG; from the coding sequence ATGCTCGCGCCCACGCAACCCTCGAGCACGCTGCTGCGGGTCGCCTACGACGGCACCGACTTCCACGGCTGGGCGCGGCAACCCGCGCATCCGGCGGGCCCCGCCATGCGCACGGTGCAGGGCACGCTCGAGGACGCGCTGTCACGGCTGTGTCGCGCGGAGATCCGCGTGCGCGGGGCCTCGCGCACCGACGCCGGCGTGCACGCACGCGGGCAGGTGGCGGCGTTCGAGTGTCCGGTGCCGATCCCCTGCGCCAACCTCGTGCGTGCGCTCGATGACCTCCTGCCGGCCGACGTGGCGGTGACCGACGCCTGGACCGAATGCCCGGCGCCGATCGAGCCCCGCCACCACAACGACGGCAAGCACTACTGCTACCGCATCCGCACCGCGGCCGGCCGCGACCCCATGACCGCGCGCTACCAGTGGCTGCTGGGGCGGCCGCTCGAGCTCGCGCCCATGCGCGCCGCCGCGGCGGTGCTGGTCGGGACCCACGACTTCGCCGCGTTCCGCTCGAGCGCGTGTCAGGCCACCAGCACCGAGCGCACGATCTTCGGGGTCGAGCTGCGCGAACACGGCGCGCTGCTCGAGCTGCACGTGCGCGGCACCGCGTTCCTGCACAACATGGTGCGCATCATCGCGGGCACGCTGGTGGAGATCGGGCTCGGACGCGGCGATGCCGGTCGCATCGAGCGCGCGCTCGCGGCGGGCGATCGACGGCTCGCCGGGCGCACTGCGCCGGCCGCGGGCCTCGAGCTGGTCGAGGTGTCGTGGCCGGGGCGCACGCTCGCGGGCGCGGGCGCCTCGCTGCGGGGCTCCGCGCCGGGCTTGGGCGCGGGCTGA
- a CDS encoding DoxX family protein, with translation MNERSKRVLGWVATALVGFAFAAGGLADLLGADAVMVGMRHLGYPDYFALILGTWKVLGAVTIVAPGMRRLKEWAYAGMVFDLTGAIASHAAAGDALAQLATPAVLLGLVAVSWALRPASRRLAG, from the coding sequence ATGAACGAACGATCCAAGCGAGTCCTGGGATGGGTGGCGACTGCACTGGTGGGCTTCGCCTTCGCTGCCGGTGGCCTGGCCGATCTGCTGGGTGCTGACGCCGTGATGGTGGGGATGCGGCACCTCGGGTACCCCGACTACTTCGCGCTCATTCTCGGCACCTGGAAGGTGCTCGGCGCGGTGACGATCGTTGCGCCCGGCATGCGCCGCCTGAAGGAGTGGGCCTACGCGGGCATGGTGTTCGATCTCACCGGTGCGATCGCGTCCCACGCGGCCGCCGGCGATGCCCTCGCGCAGCTGGCCACGCCGGCGGTGCTGTTGGGCCTGGTCGCGGTGTCGTGGGCGCTGCGCCCCGCCAGCCGTCGACTCGCGGGCTGA
- the rpsI gene encoding 30S ribosomal protein S9, whose amino-acid sequence MTYYATGRRKTAVARVWLFNGGGRITINRREAERYVTRPTNMKIVEQPLVATNTRDKFDVWCTAKGGGLSAQSGAVRLGIARALLRISDEYREALKENGYLTRDSRKKERKKYGRKGARARFQFSKR is encoded by the coding sequence ATGACGTACTACGCGACCGGACGCCGCAAGACTGCGGTCGCGCGCGTGTGGCTCTTCAACGGTGGTGGCCGCATCACCATCAACCGCCGCGAGGCCGAGCGCTACGTGACGCGCCCGACGAACATGAAGATCGTCGAGCAGCCGCTCGTGGCCACCAACACCCGCGACAAGTTCGACGTGTGGTGCACGGCCAAGGGTGGTGGTCTGTCGGCGCAGTCGGGCGCCGTGCGCCTGGGCATCGCCCGCGCACTGCTGCGCATCTCGGACGAGTATCGCGAGGCGCTCAAGGAGAACGGCTACCTCACCCGCGACTCCCGGAAGAAGGAGCGCAAGAAGTACGGTCGCAAGGGCGCTCGCGCGCGCTTCCAGTTCAGCAAGCGCTAG
- the nspC gene encoding carboxynorspermidine decarboxylase, giving the protein MDFATVETPCFVIDRGALADNLAILRRVQQEAGCKILLALKGFAAWPCFAQIREALPGVTSSSPHEARLGRQHFGGEVHACAPAYSDADFDELLGLCDHVVFNSFSQWQRLRPRYQRHLDQGGRPVEFGIRLNPEHREVEVELYDPCGACSRLGVTRGQFRPELLEGIAGLHFHNLCELGSDALVRTIAAVERSFGEFLGRMKWINMGGGHHITRPDYDVEQLIAAVTAFRKRWGVEVYLEPGEAVALGTGVLVAQVLDVVENGMRIAILDTSATAHMPDVLEMPYRPLVVGAGEPGERGHDVRLGGLTCLAGDVIGDYSFDRPLRTGDRIVCRDMAHYTMVKTTTFNGVRLPSIATWDPKSGTLEVHRRFGYVDYAARLG; this is encoded by the coding sequence ATCGACTTCGCGACCGTCGAGACCCCGTGCTTCGTCATCGATCGCGGGGCGCTCGCCGACAACCTCGCGATCCTGCGGCGCGTGCAGCAGGAGGCCGGCTGCAAGATCCTGTTGGCGCTCAAGGGCTTCGCGGCGTGGCCCTGCTTCGCACAGATCCGCGAGGCGCTGCCCGGCGTGACCTCGAGCTCGCCGCACGAGGCCCGCCTGGGGCGCCAGCACTTCGGCGGCGAGGTGCACGCCTGCGCGCCAGCCTACTCGGACGCCGACTTCGACGAGCTGCTGGGGCTGTGCGATCACGTGGTGTTCAACTCGTTCTCGCAGTGGCAGCGGCTGCGGCCACGCTACCAACGGCACCTCGATCAGGGCGGCCGGCCGGTCGAGTTCGGCATCCGGCTGAACCCCGAGCACCGCGAGGTCGAGGTCGAGCTCTACGACCCGTGCGGTGCGTGCTCGCGGCTCGGGGTCACCCGTGGGCAGTTCCGCCCCGAGCTGCTCGAGGGCATCGCCGGGCTGCACTTCCACAACCTCTGTGAGCTCGGCTCCGACGCCCTGGTCCGCACGATCGCGGCGGTCGAGCGCAGCTTCGGCGAGTTCCTCGGCCGCATGAAGTGGATCAACATGGGTGGCGGCCACCACATCACGCGGCCCGACTACGACGTCGAGCAGCTGATCGCCGCCGTGACGGCGTTCCGCAAGCGCTGGGGCGTGGAGGTCTACCTCGAGCCCGGCGAAGCGGTCGCGCTCGGCACCGGCGTGCTGGTGGCGCAGGTGCTCGACGTGGTCGAGAACGGCATGCGCATTGCGATCCTCGACACTTCGGCCACCGCCCACATGCCCGACGTGCTCGAGATGCCGTACCGGCCGCTGGTGGTGGGCGCAGGTGAGCCCGGGGAGCGGGGGCACGACGTACGCTTGGGCGGTCTGACCTGTCTGGCCGGTGACGTGATCGGCGACTACTCGTTCGACCGACCGCTCCGGACAGGCGATCGAATCGTGTGTCGCGACATGGCCCACTACACGATGGTGAAGACCACGACCTTCAACGGCGTGCGGCTGCCCTCGATCGCGACCTGGGATCCCAAGTCGGGCACGCTCGAGGTCCATCGTCGGTTCGGCTACGTCGACTACGCCGCGCGTCTGGGCTGA
- the rplM gene encoding 50S ribosomal protein L13, translating into MGTMYPKPNEIRRDWWVVDLSGQTLGRAASQIASLLRGKHKPIFTPHADAGDFVIVINAEKVKLTGRKLDQKLYHSHTGFLGHMKSVPARQMLADKPEELIKQAVRRMLPRNANGRATFSKLKIYAGAEHPHSAQNPKPFTPVA; encoded by the coding sequence ATGGGGACGATGTACCCGAAGCCGAACGAAATCCGCCGTGACTGGTGGGTAGTGGACCTGAGCGGGCAGACGCTGGGCCGCGCTGCGAGCCAGATCGCGAGCCTGCTGCGGGGCAAGCACAAGCCCATCTTCACGCCCCATGCCGATGCCGGTGACTTCGTCATCGTCATCAACGCCGAGAAGGTGAAGCTGACCGGGCGCAAGCTCGATCAGAAGCTGTACCACAGCCACACCGGATTCCTCGGTCACATGAAGAGCGTGCCGGCGCGACAGATGCTCGCCGACAAGCCCGAGGAGCTGATCAAGCAGGCCGTGCGGCGCATGTTGCCGCGCAACGCGAACGGTCGCGCGACCTTCAGCAAGCTCAAGATCTACGCCGGCGCCGAGCATCCCCACTCGGCCCAGAACCCCAAGCCCTTCACGCCCGTCGCCTAG
- a CDS encoding c-type cytochrome — MLNGNAATIAALALTLLAPACGGNAPDAKGDAKTAAKADAKTAAKPDAKPDDKPDDKADDKADDAVDDGAATPAAAWSWQLPTGIHTPPKVPDDNPMSAAKVELGHRLFMDKRLSVDGSRSCYSCHQNELGNADGRAKALGPGNKDLPRNSPTIWNVGLLSALYWDGRAADLEAQGLGALKGGNMGLGDGVEAKAAEIGALPEYADAFAKAFGLAPGTAITGKHVTQALSAYERTLLCGDTAHDRDAQDEAAKRGWALFSTTAGCITCHAQDNFTDGLFHRTGIGASEPAAEGADLGRGKISSNADENFMFRTPTLRNVARTAPYFHDGSVATLEEAVRIMAGGGVRDHGPVDANLLDRKLTDDQIADLVAFLKSLDCPGSLEVIGDQKVDGIGGT; from the coding sequence ATGCTGAACGGCAACGCGGCAACGATCGCAGCCCTCGCACTCACGCTGCTCGCCCCCGCCTGTGGCGGCAACGCCCCCGACGCCAAGGGCGACGCCAAGACGGCCGCCAAGGCCGACGCGAAGACGGCGGCCAAGCCCGACGCCAAGCCCGACGACAAGCCCGACGACAAGGCCGACGACAAGGCCGACGACGCGGTCGACGATGGTGCCGCTACGCCCGCGGCGGCGTGGAGCTGGCAGCTGCCGACCGGCATCCACACGCCGCCGAAGGTGCCCGACGACAACCCGATGTCGGCCGCGAAGGTCGAGCTCGGTCACCGCCTGTTCATGGACAAGCGCCTGTCGGTCGACGGCTCGCGCAGCTGCTACAGCTGCCACCAGAACGAGCTCGGCAACGCCGACGGCCGCGCGAAGGCGCTGGGCCCCGGCAACAAGGACCTGCCCCGCAACTCACCCACGATCTGGAACGTCGGGCTGCTGTCGGCGCTGTACTGGGACGGGCGTGCCGCCGACCTCGAGGCGCAGGGCCTCGGCGCGCTCAAGGGCGGCAACATGGGCCTCGGCGACGGCGTCGAGGCCAAGGCCGCGGAGATCGGCGCGCTGCCCGAGTACGCCGACGCGTTCGCCAAGGCGTTCGGACTCGCGCCAGGCACCGCGATCACCGGCAAGCACGTCACGCAGGCGCTATCGGCCTACGAGCGCACGCTGCTGTGCGGCGACACGGCGCACGACCGCGACGCCCAGGACGAGGCGGCCAAGCGCGGCTGGGCGCTCTTCAGCACCACCGCGGGCTGCATCACCTGCCACGCGCAGGACAACTTCACCGATGGCCTCTTCCATCGCACCGGCATCGGCGCGAGCGAGCCCGCCGCCGAGGGTGCCGATCTCGGTCGCGGCAAGATCTCCAGCAACGCCGACGAGAACTTCATGTTCCGCACGCCGACGCTGCGCAACGTCGCCCGCACCGCTCCCTACTTCCACGACGGCAGCGTCGCCACCCTCGAGGAGGCGGTGCGCATCATGGCCGGCGGCGGCGTGCGCGATCACGGGCCGGTCGACGCGAACCTCTTGGATCGCAAGCTCACCGATGATCAGATCGCGGATCTCGTCGCGTTCCTGAAGTCGCTCGATTGCCCGGGTTCGCTCGAGGTGATCGGCGACCAGAAGGTCGACGGCATCGGCGGCACCTGA